GCCCATCGAGGCCCCGACCAGCGCCAGCCCGATGCCGGTATTGCCCGCAGTGCCCTCGACGATGGTGCCGCCGGGGCTCAACTCGCCGCGGGCAATGGCGTCGCGGATGATGAACAGCGCGGCACGGTCCTTGACCGACTGGCCCGGATTCATGAACTCGGCCTTGCCAAGTATCTCGCAGCCGGTTTCCTCGCTGGCCCGGTTCAGCCGGATCAGGGGCGTGTTGCCGATCGCATCGGACAGATCAGAGAAGATTCGCATGGGGTCCGGCCTTCTTGCGGGTGATTGGAGCATCTCGAATACCTACACATGGCGAGCCATCCGGGGCAACCCCGCCGCGACAGGCGGGGCGCATCAAACCGGCACCAGTTCTTTCCGGATGGTTGCGGCCTGGCCTTCCAGCCACAGGGTCAACATTGCCAGCGGGCCGTTGGTGATTTGTCCGGCCAGCACCATGCTGGTCAACTTGCCGCGTTCCAGCAGATGGCCACGAATATCCTCTGCCTCGCCATCCAGCCCGTGCACGCCCGCACTGCCATCCGGCAGATCGGCGATGGCGAGGAACTGATACAGGAACTCGGCAAGCGCGCCGGGGCTTGGATAATGATGAATCGCGGGGATCAGCCGGGTCAGGCGCAGATCGGCCTCCTCCAGCGCCTCGCGCCTTGCGGCTTCCTCGACGGTTTCCCCCGCATCGACTCGTCCGGCAATAGGCTCGAGCAGCCAGGGTTGCGGATCACGGCGCATGGCCGGAACCAGGCGGAACTGTTCAATCACCAGCACGCGGTCGCGGATGGGATCCCAGGGCAGGATGGCCACGGCATCGCCCGCGACAAAGCCTTCGCGCTTGATCTCGGGAGTGAAACCGCCCGCATGGGTGCGATGCGACAGCCGCCATTCGTCGACTGCGAAATAGCCCGCATAGGTCTGGCGCCGCGCATGAAGCCGGATGTCCGAGGCGTCGCGGGGCGCGACCACATCGCCGCCCGAGACCGGGGCCGAGGCCGCCCGCAACTGGCTGTCCGCCCAGATGCCGATCATGGGTAGGCGGCGCGCGACCTGTTCCGGGGGGCGGTCGCTTGCCTCATCAAGAATGATCCGGGCGATGGCGGTGGCGAGTTCGGGTAACCAGCCGGAAACCGACCATTCCGCCCCGGCTTCATCGGGCCGCGGTTGAACTCCGAGCAACGTGCCGCCCTCATGTGCGATCATCGGCAGATCCATCACCGCGGCATAGCGTTGAAGTTCCGGTGTCATCGCCACCCGCAACGCTTCCAGCGGCTCGCGCCCCTCGACAAGTTGCGGCCAGTCCCCGGCCTCGATGCCAGCACGTGAACCGCCAAACAGTTGCCCCGAAATTATTGCCCTTGTACCGGACACGCCAAGGACATCGCATAGCGCAGGATGCGCCAGCGGACCCACCAACAGGATTTCGTCACTCACAATTTGCGTCCTTCGATCTGACCGGCTGCGGCAAGCCCCATATCATGTGAAGTCTGCGCGAACAGCTCGTCGAAGCCGGCAAACAGAACCTGTGCCAGGGTCCGGCCGGCCGGGGAGGCCGAAAATTCGATATAGCGTTCGAGTTCGGCTTCGTTGAGTGGTGAATAGGCGAGAAACAGATAGGCCTCCATCCAGCCGAGCGTCTCGGCCCGGATCAGCGGCTCCTGAGCCCAAGCATCTGACAACATCTGTGCATCCGTCATCGGCGTCAGATAGCCCCCGCCTTCGTCGAAGCCGCGGGAAAAGGCCAGTGCGGCATTCATGCCGCCGGCGACATTCGGCCCGACCAGATCGGCCTCGTCGATTAGCCGCCCGATCTGCTCGACACGCGGGAAGCCGTGACTGGCCGCCTTGGCAAAACGAGCCTTCGCCTCGGCTTCGGCATCTTTGTCGAGCATCACCTGCCGCGCAGAAGTTTCCAATCCGACCAGGCTTTGTCCAAGCGAGGTTTCGTAGAAGGCCAGTGCCTCGTCGATCAGTGCCGGAGATTCTTCCGTCACCGCTTCTTGCAGCCCTTGGCGGAAAAGCCCTTCGAGCCGTCCTGTCTCATGGATGCGCGCAACGATATCGATCCAGCGGCCATCGCCACCGTGCTCGAACAGGCTTCCCTGCATGGCCTCGGCTTCGGCCAGCGCCTCGTCACGCATGATCGGCATCAGATCGCCGAGGCGCAGTACTTGCCACAAGCGCTCCTCGAGGTCTTGTGCTTCGGTCGCAGCAGGCGTTTCGGTGGTCTGGGCCAAACCGGGCAGGCCGACAGCAAGTCCGACGGCAAGGCAGATCAATCGCAGCATTGGCGGGTCTTTCATGGTTCCTGCGGGATTTTTTCTATGAAACCCCCTTGCGCTTCAACCCCTAGCCTTCTAAATCCCCGCCTCACCACACCAAGCGCGGAGAGGTGCCGGAGTGGTCGAACGGGGCGGTCTCGAAAACCGTTGAGCCTTCACGGGTTCCGTGGGTTCGAATCCCACCCTCTCCGCCATTTATCATTGATTATAAACGTAAATATTGGCAATCAGCAGTCGCATTCGCCGTTGCGTCCGCTGTTGAAGTTACGCTTGGTTCAACCGTTGCCTCTACTGCGCCGCTTTCTGGTATTCCTCACCTGACACAGCGACAAAACCCGATAGAATCGCACTAAAGGTGATACTGGCCTTCCTGCGAATCTGGCCAAGGGGTGCGCGAGGTTCATGAACCCGGGAATTGGCTGGTAAACTCAAAGGGTGAGTAAGTTTACTATAGAGAACGAGCGTTCGTATCGGACCTGAGACCAGAACGCGGAGCACTGTGAAGCTGCACCGCGTCCTGCCCTTTTGGTAACGGCGGGCGAATTGTTAAGTCAGTCCCGCTTTCCTTCGACGTGCCGTTGCGCCTCGTCGTCGAGCTTGGGTTTGCAGATGCCTTGGGGCGCGGAGACACCTAGAGTCTGGCAATTCTTCGTCATTGTCATTCTCCTTGATGAAAGTCTTCAATATCACGGGTGCGTGAATGGAATGTGACATTGCCCGCTTCTTGCACCCAAGTCTAGCTGCACAGCTGAATTAATTTCAGGCGGCAACCATGGCGAGGTTGGCGCCGCTGCATCATGGGCGAATGCAGGTAATTCGATTGCAGGTCGGTCAGGCACAGGAAGACTGGACATTGCCGATGGTAGCGTGACGATGACAGAACATCACGGGATCTAACGGCTTCACCGCCGCCGGTGTGCCTGCCGCCTCGCTCCTCGACAGGATGGAATCAGAAACGCAGGGATATTCGTGCTGCCTCTCTGATCGCCCGGGTGAGCGGCTCGAGGGCGTCGGTCGAGATGCGGGCGATCTGCCAGTAAAGCGGGACATCCAGTGGCCGTTCCGGGGCGAGATCGATCAGGCGGCCCATAGTGAGGTCCTCGGCAATCATCGCTTCGGGATTCATGCCCCAGCCAAGGCCAAGCCGGGTCGCTTCGGCGAAAGCCTGCGATGACGGGATGCGCTGAAGGGGCTGGGCGATGCGGCGGCCGGTCATTTGCCTGATCCAGCGGTCCTGCAGGCCATCCTTGCTGTTGAAATTGAGCGCCGGAGCGCAAGAGAGGCTGCCCGCGTCGGGGCCATCGGGGAAATGACGCTCAGCGAATTCCGGGGTGGCCGTGGCGCGATAGCGCATGCGGCCGAGCGGGATGCTGTCGCAGCCGGTGATCGGGCGGCTATCGCTGGTCAGCGCGGCCGCCACCTGACCGTTTCGCAGCAAATCCAGCGCGTGATCCTGATCGTCGATGACCAGATCGATCAGCCCCGGGGCTGCGGTCAGCGGCGTCATCGCCCAGGTGGCGAGGCTGTCGGCATTCATGGCAATGCGGATGACGGGCGGCTGTGCGGGATGGAATCCACCCGTGAGCGTGCTTTCCAATAGCCGCACCTGATCGAGATGGGCGGCGAGCCGCAATCCGGCCTCGGTTCCCCGAACGGGTGGGCCCCGGTCGATCAGGACAGCGCCGCTTCGGTCTTCCAGGCCGCGGATGCGTTGCGAGATCGCCGAGGGCGTGATCGCCAGCGCATGGGCGGCGGCCTCGAAAGAGCCACGGCGGATTATTTCGGCGAGTGCCCGAAGGGCGGGATAGTCCAGCATTAGGAAAACTTTATCAGCGTAAGTTATATTCATTTTACTTAAACTACGTCGATCGGCATGAGCAAGTCCGAAGGAGCTTGCCATGATGTCTTACCTCGCAGGTCTGGGAACCGGATTGTCGTTGATCCTCGCAATCGGAGCCCAGAACGCTTTCGTGCTGAAACAGGGGCTGATGCGGCAGCATGTGCTGGCGGTGAGCCTATTTTGCGCGATATCGGACGCGATCCTGATAGCGGTGGGCGTCAGCGGCATGGCGGTGGCGGGCGCGCGCCTGCCGTGGTTGATCGAGGCGATGCGGTGGGGTGGGGTCGTTTTCCTGCTGTGGTACGGGTTGCGGTCATTCCGGGCGGCGCTTGCCGGAGGGGAGACCCTGCGGCCCGAGGGGCGCAGCAACGGATTGGCGACGACTTTGGCGGCAATCGCGGCGCTGACATGGCTCAACCCCCATGTCTGGCTGGACACGGTGGTGCTTCTCGGGGCGGTTTCGGCGCAATGGCCAGACCGTTTGGGATTCGCCGCCGGAGCAATCACCGGGTCGTTCCTGTTCTTCTTTGCCCTGGGCTATGGTGCGCGGCTACTGGCGCCGGTGTTCGCGCGCCCCCGGGCATGGCAATGGCTGGAGGCGGGCGTCGGCTGCGTGATGTGGGCCATTGCACTTAGGTTGGTGATCGGCTGAGAGGCCTTGCAACCATCCCCGAAAGCGTGTGATTGCACCATATGCAAATTGATCTTGATACGCGCCGGGATCTGATCGGCATCGGCTGGATGCTGGTGACAGGTCTGTGTTTCGTGGCTGTCAACGGTATCGTGCGTGGGCTGGACGGGGCCTTGCCCGCTCCACAGGCGGCCTTCATCCGTTTTCTTTTCGGGTCGATCTTTCTTCTGCCGATGACCTGGCCCGCCATTCGTCGAGGCTTTCCCGCGCCTGTCTGGCGGTTATTCGCGTTACGCGGGGTGCTGCATGTGGTGGCGGTGATCGGCTGGTTTTACGCGATGTCGCGGATCACCGTGGCAGAAGTGACCGCCATCGGCTTCCTCAATCCGATCATGGTCACGGTGGGAGCGGCGCTGTTCCTTGGCGAAAAGCTGGCGGCGCGGCGGATTGCTGCGGTTTGCGTCGCACTGCTCGGTGCGCTGATCGTGTTGCGACCGGGGATACGCGAACTCGATCCCGGCCATCTGTCGCAACTTGGGGCGGCTGTGGCGTTCGGCGTGTCCTACCTGCTGGCCAAGCAATTGACCGACAAGGTGCCGCCTGCGGTCGTTGTGGCGATGATGTCGCTGACAGTCTCTGTCGGCCTGGCGCCGCTGGCCTATGCGGTCTGGGTGCCGACGAGCATCGCGCAGATCGGCTGGCTCGGGCTGGTCGCGGTATTCGCGACATTGGGGCATTATACCATGACCCGCGCCTTCTCGGCCGCGCCTCTGACGGTGACGCAGCCGGTGACATTCCTGCAGCTCATCTGGGCCAGCATGCTGGGGGTGTTCATTTTCCACGAACCGCTTGATGGCTGGGTCATGCTGGGCGGCGGGCTGATGATCGGTGCGATCAGCTATATCACATGGCGCGAGGCCCGGAAGCGGGTGGAGACAAAGACTCCGCCTGTCAACGCGACCAAGGCATAACGCGTTCGCCTGCGCGTGCTGCAGGCATGTCCGGGCGATGTTTCGACGAAAAACCAGGGCAGGCCGGGGCGGATCAGCCCCGGCCATTCAATCAACTGAAGCCGTTACAGGTAGTCGCCGCGCTGCAGGCCGTATTTGGCCATTTTCTCGTTCAATGTCCGGCGCGGCAGGCATAGCTCGTCCATGACATTGGCGATGCTGCCCCTGTGACGGCGCATGGTGTTGTCGATCAGCATGCGTTCGAAGCTTTCGACATATTCCTTGAGCGGCTTGCCTTCGGTCGTGGTGGCCTGCTGAGTGTCTTCGCCATCCGCCATCAGCAGCGATGCAATGCTGCCCGAGCCGCGCCGGTTCTGCAGAACCGCCCGTTCGGCCACGTTGATGAGTTGGCGGATATTGCCGGGCCAGGGTGCCTGCAACAGCTGCGCGGCCTCCTGTGCGCCGACCTGCGGGGCCTCGCATCCATATTCGTCAGAGAATTGTTCCGTCATCCGGTTGAAAAGCGTCAGGATATCCTCACCACGGGCGCGCAGCGGCGGCAGGGTGATATTCAGCGCCGAAAGGCGATAGAACAGGTCGGGGCGCAGTGAATCCTCGGCCTTGCGCCCTTCACCCCGGGCGTTCGAGATGGCGATGATGCGGGTCTCGGCGGGAGGGCCCTGATCGCTGATGAAAGCCAGCAGCCGCGCCTGCAACGGTTCCGACAGGGCCTCGACATCTTCGAGGCACAAGGTGCCGCCACGCGCTTCCTCGACCGAGGGAAGCCCGTCATCCACCGGTCCGAACAGCCGTGCGGTCAGGGCCTCGTCATTATATGCGGCGCAGGAGATGGGTACGAATTTCTTCGTCGCGCGCGGTCCCACGGCATGCAGCGCATGGGCAACCAGAGTCTTGCCCGTGCCGGTTTCTCCGTCGATCAGCACATGGCCGTCCGCCTGCCCCAGATCGAGGATATCCTCGCGCAGGCGTTCCATCACCGGGCTGGAACCGATCAGCTTGGACATGACCTGTTGGCCGTCGGAGAGATCGCGGCGCAGCGCGCGATTGTCCAGCGTCATGCGCCGGGCTTGCGTGGCTTTCTTGGCCAGGGCGGTCATCCTGTCGGGGTTGAAGGGCTTTTCCATGAAGTCCATGGCACCCAAGCGCATCGCCTCGACCGCCATGGGCACATCGCCGTGACCGGTGATCAGGATGACCGGCAAGGCTGAATCCATGCTCATCAGGCGCTTGAGGAACGCGATACCGTCCATTCCAGGCATGCGGATATCCGAGACGATAATTCCCGGCCATTCCGGTCCGACGATCTTGAGGGCATCCTCTGCACTGGCGAAGGATTCGGTCTCGAAACCCGACAAAACCAACCACTGGCTGATCGACTCCCGCATGTCGGGCTCGTCGTCAACAATCGCAATCTTCAGTTTGCGGGACATCAGGCATCCTCTCTTGTATCTTATTCGGCAGCAAGCGCCTTGTCCGGCTCCTCTTCGGGCCGAAGTAAGGGCAACTCAACCTGAAACACCGCTCCACCACCTTCGGTTTCATTATGGGCGGTCAGACGACCTCCGAAATCCGCCACGATCGACGAAGAAATCGCCAGACCCAGTCCAGTACCCTCTCCGGGCTTCTTTGTTGTCCAGAACGGTTCAAACAGTTTTTCCAGGTCAGCGACACCCGGACCGTTGTCGCTGACGGACACATAGGCGTGAGCGCCTTGGCTCACCTCGATATCGATTCGTCCCTCGCGCCGGTCCTTGACTGCATCGACGGCATTGCGCAGCAGATTGATGATGACCTGCTCGAGACGGATCCTGTCGGCCATGACCATAACCTTGTCGCGGGGCAGGTTGCGGCGCACCTGGACCGGGCGCTCGCGCAATTGCGGTTCCATCATCGTCAAGGCAGTGCTGACGGCCTCTCGCAAATCGACCGGCTCGACAGCTTCCCCGCCCTTGCGGGCGTAGGATTTGAGCTGCCGTGTGATCGTACCCATGCGGTCGATCAGGTCGTTGATGCGCTGGAAGCTGGACAGCGCCTCTTCAGGGCGTCCGCGCTGCAGCAATAGCCGCGCACCGGCCAGGTAGGTTTTCATCGCCGCCAGAGGTTGATTGAGTTCGTGGCTCACCCCCGCCGACATTTCGCCAAGCGCCGCCAGCTTCGAGCTTTGCTGGACGGTTTGCTCGGCCACCCGCAGCTCTTTCTGCACGCGTTCGCGTTCGGCGATTTCACGGGTCAGGCGAGCATTCAGCGCCCGCAGATCCGCCGATTCCCGCATATAAGCCACTGACTGCATCCGCGCCCGGCGTGACAGGATATAGAAGCTGGCCGCCAGCAGGATCGCGAAACCCATGATCTCGAGCGCCAGAACCGCGTTCACGCGTTCGCGGATCGAGGAATAGGTGGTGAAGCCGATCATCTTCCAGCCGCGAAACGGAATCCGGCTTTCGGTCCGCATCACCGCGCGACCTTTGACATAGGCGTCGGCAGGGGCGGTCGTCCAGTCGGTGGTAACCTGGAACGCCCGCTGGATTGCCGAAGGAGCGGAGCGCACCGATAATGCCTCGGGCATGGTGAGTCCCCGCCAGCGCGGCTCCGTCGACAGGATGATGTCGCCCGAACTGTCCGTGACGGCCACCGCATCCGAAATGCCGGCCCAGGATTGTTCGAGCCGTGTCAGATCGGCCGCGACGACGATGACACCCATGGTCTTGTTTTCGGTGACGACGGCCCGCGAATAGGTGAATTCATAGGCTCCGCCACCTTCATTCGAGACCGTGAAAACAGTATCGCGCGAACGCAGTGCCTCTACATAATACGGGGTGAGCGAGTTGTTGGTGCCGATCTGATAGCGGTCGGTCGAACCTACGGTCCGGCCCGACGCGTCGAGGAGCCGGATCGAGACTGCGCCGATCTCTTTCTGTGCGGCGATCAGGCGGGCCGAGGTGCCTGAAAAATCGTTGCTGTTCAGTGATCCGATCAGTTCCGGATCACGGGCGAGCAGTTGCGGAACGACCGCCGTCCGTTGCAATTCGGAGATCAGGTTGCCTGTATAGAGCGCCAGTCGCAACTCGGCCCGCACTTCGGTGTTTTCAGAGAACCGTTCCGTCAGCCAGGCATTGGTGGCCCAGATCGAGGCGACGGCCGTCAGGACAATGACTGCGATCGCACTGCGCGGCCACCAG
This region of Paracoccus saliphilus genomic DNA includes:
- a CDS encoding NUDIX domain-containing protein, with the protein product MSDEILLVGPLAHPALCDVLGVSGTRAIISGQLFGGSRAGIEAGDWPQLVEGREPLEALRVAMTPELQRYAAVMDLPMIAHEGGTLLGVQPRPDEAGAEWSVSGWLPELATAIARIILDEASDRPPEQVARRLPMIGIWADSQLRAASAPVSGGDVVAPRDASDIRLHARRQTYAGYFAVDEWRLSHRTHAGGFTPEIKREGFVAGDAVAILPWDPIRDRVLVIEQFRLVPAMRRDPQPWLLEPIAGRVDAGETVEEAARREALEEADLRLTRLIPAIHHYPSPGALAEFLYQFLAIADLPDGSAGVHGLDGEAEDIRGHLLERGKLTSMVLAGQITNGPLAMLTLWLEGQAATIRKELVPV
- a CDS encoding LysR family transcriptional regulator ArgP; this translates as MLDYPALRALAEIIRRGSFEAAAHALAITPSAISQRIRGLEDRSGAVLIDRGPPVRGTEAGLRLAAHLDQVRLLESTLTGGFHPAQPPVIRIAMNADSLATWAMTPLTAAPGLIDLVIDDQDHALDLLRNGQVAAALTSDSRPITGCDSIPLGRMRYRATATPEFAERHFPDGPDAGSLSCAPALNFNSKDGLQDRWIRQMTGRRIAQPLQRIPSSQAFAEATRLGLGWGMNPEAMIAEDLTMGRLIDLAPERPLDVPLYWQIARISTDALEPLTRAIREAARISLRF
- a CDS encoding LysE/ArgO family amino acid transporter gives rise to the protein MMSYLAGLGTGLSLILAIGAQNAFVLKQGLMRQHVLAVSLFCAISDAILIAVGVSGMAVAGARLPWLIEAMRWGGVVFLLWYGLRSFRAALAGGETLRPEGRSNGLATTLAAIAALTWLNPHVWLDTVVLLGAVSAQWPDRLGFAAGAITGSFLFFFALGYGARLLAPVFARPRAWQWLEAGVGCVMWAIALRLVIG
- a CDS encoding DUF2059 domain-containing protein, with translation MKDPPMLRLICLAVGLAVGLPGLAQTTETPAATEAQDLEERLWQVLRLGDLMPIMRDEALAEAEAMQGSLFEHGGDGRWIDIVARIHETGRLEGLFRQGLQEAVTEESPALIDEALAFYETSLGQSLVGLETSARQVMLDKDAEAEAKARFAKAASHGFPRVEQIGRLIDEADLVGPNVAGGMNAALAFSRGFDEGGGYLTPMTDAQMLSDAWAQEPLIRAETLGWMEAYLFLAYSPLNEAELERYIEFSASPAGRTLAQVLFAGFDELFAQTSHDMGLAAAGQIEGRKL
- a CDS encoding sensor histidine kinase; this encodes MTEKDDIATAKPNRPQRGFPPATSPWWPRSAIAVIVLTAVASIWATNAWLTERFSENTEVRAELRLALYTGNLISELQRTAVVPQLLARDPELIGSLNSNDFSGTSARLIAAQKEIGAVSIRLLDASGRTVGSTDRYQIGTNNSLTPYYVEALRSRDTVFTVSNEGGGAYEFTYSRAVVTENKTMGVIVVAADLTRLEQSWAGISDAVAVTDSSGDIILSTEPRWRGLTMPEALSVRSAPSAIQRAFQVTTDWTTAPADAYVKGRAVMRTESRIPFRGWKMIGFTTYSSIRERVNAVLALEIMGFAILLAASFYILSRRARMQSVAYMRESADLRALNARLTREIAERERVQKELRVAEQTVQQSSKLAALGEMSAGVSHELNQPLAAMKTYLAGARLLLQRGRPEEALSSFQRINDLIDRMGTITRQLKSYARKGGEAVEPVDLREAVSTALTMMEPQLRERPVQVRRNLPRDKVMVMADRIRLEQVIINLLRNAVDAVKDRREGRIDIEVSQGAHAYVSVSDNGPGVADLEKLFEPFWTTKKPGEGTGLGLAISSSIVADFGGRLTAHNETEGGGAVFQVELPLLRPEEEPDKALAAE
- a CDS encoding DMT family transporter; amino-acid sequence: MQIDLDTRRDLIGIGWMLVTGLCFVAVNGIVRGLDGALPAPQAAFIRFLFGSIFLLPMTWPAIRRGFPAPVWRLFALRGVLHVVAVIGWFYAMSRITVAEVTAIGFLNPIMVTVGAALFLGEKLAARRIAAVCVALLGALIVLRPGIRELDPGHLSQLGAAVAFGVSYLLAKQLTDKVPPAVVVAMMSLTVSVGLAPLAYAVWVPTSIAQIGWLGLVAVFATLGHYTMTRAFSAAPLTVTQPVTFLQLIWASMLGVFIFHEPLDGWVMLGGGLMIGAISYITWREARKRVETKTPPVNATKA
- a CDS encoding sigma-54-dependent transcriptional regulator, producing MSRKLKIAIVDDEPDMRESISQWLVLSGFETESFASAEDALKIVGPEWPGIIVSDIRMPGMDGIAFLKRLMSMDSALPVILITGHGDVPMAVEAMRLGAMDFMEKPFNPDRMTALAKKATQARRMTLDNRALRRDLSDGQQVMSKLIGSSPVMERLREDILDLGQADGHVLIDGETGTGKTLVAHALHAVGPRATKKFVPISCAAYNDEALTARLFGPVDDGLPSVEEARGGTLCLEDVEALSEPLQARLLAFISDQGPPAETRIIAISNARGEGRKAEDSLRPDLFYRLSALNITLPPLRARGEDILTLFNRMTEQFSDEYGCEAPQVGAQEAAQLLQAPWPGNIRQLINVAERAVLQNRRGSGSIASLLMADGEDTQQATTTEGKPLKEYVESFERMLIDNTMRRHRGSIANVMDELCLPRRTLNEKMAKYGLQRGDYL